A window of the Hordeum vulgare subsp. vulgare chromosome 5H, MorexV3_pseudomolecules_assembly, whole genome shotgun sequence genome harbors these coding sequences:
- the LOC123398328 gene encoding uncharacterized protein LOC123398328, with protein MEAVESSAVVSCECCGLEEECTGEYICGVRAYFGGRWLCGLCSESVKYEAGRSKQRAAMGVEEAVRAHMAFCRMLRRGGPAERVAEGMCQMLRRTASGKHRATLSSSSRRTAPAPASSSSGHHRASVSPLSIGL; from the coding sequence ATGGAGGCGGTGGAGTCGTCGGCGGTGGTGAGCTGCGAGTGCTGCGGCCTGGAGGAGGAGTGCACCGGCGAGTACATCTGCGGCGTGAGGGCCTACTTCGGGGGCCGGTGGCTGTGCGGGCTGTGCTCCGAGTCCGTCAAGTACGAGGCCGGCCGCAGCAAGCAGCGCGCGGCCATGGGCGTGGAGGAGGCCGTGCGGGCGCACATGGCCTTCTGCCGCATGCTCAGGCGCGGCGGCCCCGCCGAGCGCGTCGCCGAGGGTATGTGCCAGATGCTCAGGCGCACCGCGTCCGGGAAGCACCGGGCCACCTTGTCGTCCTCGTCGCGGCGGacagcgccggcgccggcgtcgtcgtcgtccgggCACCACCGCGCCTCGGTGTCGCCGCTGTCCATCGGTCTCTGA
- the LOC123452203 gene encoding tRNA (guanine-N(7)-)-methyltransferase non-catalytic subunit wdr4, which produces MEDAAVEEAEVSGAGEFAPALVAAHPLGHSVAVAVGPELRVFDLKGGCAVSLSDDSGGCSHSDAIRAVSFSADGALFASAGDDKLVKIWKTDSWRCIQTITSEKRVSAVAISNDGLYVTFADKFGVIWLVTVGEHGEGQVSSDNKPVSIYGHYCSIITSMKFSPDGRFIATADRDFKIRVTSFPKNPIKGAPQIQSFCLGHTEFVSSIAFTSLSGGSNFLLSGGGDSTVRLWDYINGCLLDTYEVKDKVGEQPNETEDSNLAIADLCVTNDDSLVAVAIQSLNGIMLLACDLVAKKLSFLKVITTEKSYIPTSLAYSSSADLLWTVMGASNMPNQAASQLLTRVRIIPGFQKNLSASADNDPAVLEDSEVPHSEKLLLALQGSLDASKQEEVLAAVLAALRVSMHKMLVKKNYSEERREQRKRGRNDKKIKK; this is translated from the exons ATGGAGGACGCCGCGGTCGAGGAGGCGGAGGTGAGCGGCGCGGGCGAGTTCGCGCCGGCGCTCGTCGCCGCCCACCCGCTCGGCCactccgtcgccgtcgccgtcgggcCCGAGCTCCGCGTGTTCGATCTCAA GGGTGGCTGCGCAGTTTCGTTGTCAGATGATTCTGGCGGTTGTTCTCATTCGGATGCTATTAGAGCAGTTTCGTTCAGTGCTGATGGTGCCTTGTTCGCATCTGCTGGCGATGATAAGCTTGTGAAGATCTGGAAGACTGACTCATGGCGCTGCATCCAGACCAT AACTTCTGAAAAGAGGGTTAGCGCAGTTGCTATTAGCAACGATGGCCTGTATGTGACATTTGCAGATAAATTTGGTGTCATTTGGTTAGTTACTGTGGGGGAACATGGCGAAGGGCAGGTGTCATCTGATAACAAACCTGTCTCAATTTATGGTCACTACTGCAGTATTATTACTAGCATG AAATTTTCACCAGATGGACGGTTCATTGCAACTGCTGATCGGGACTTCAAAATTCGA GTTACATCATTCCCAAAGAATCCCATAAAAGGGGCTCCCCAAATACAGAGCTTTTGCCTTGGACATACAGA ATTCGTTTCTTCCATTGCCTTCACAAGTCTTTCTGGAGGATCAAACTTTCTATTATCGGGAGGCGGTGATTCAACT GTTCGGTTATGGGATTACATAAATGGCTGCCTCCTTGATACATATGAAGTGAAAGACAAG GTGGGTGAACAGCCAAATGAAACTGAAGACAGCAATCTAGCCATTGCAGACTTGTGTGTGACAAATGATGACTCGCTGGTTGCTGTAGCTATTCAAAG TTTGAATGGCATAATGCTCTTAGCATGTGATCTTGTAGCAAAGAAGTTGTCTTTTCTGAAG GTGATCACAACAGAAAAGAGCTACATCCCCACTAGCCTAGCCTACAGTTCATCCGCGGATCTCCTGTGGACCGTCATGGGTGCGTCAAACATGCCGAACCAGGCCGCGTCCCAGCTACTAACCCGCGTCAGAATCATCCCGGGGTTCCAGAAGAATCTATCAGCCTCGGCTGACAATGACCCCGCAGTCCTGGAAGACAGCGAAGTACCACATAGCGAGAAACTTCTGTTGGCGCTGCAGGGAAGCCTCGATGCCTCGAAGCAGGAGGAGGTGCTGGCCGCGGTGCTCGCCGCCCTAAGAGTGTCGATGCACAAGATGCTGGTGAAGAAGAACTACTCGGAGGAGAGGCGGGAGCAGCGGAAGAGGGGCCGCAACGATAAGAAGATCAAGAAGTAA